From a single Nicotiana tomentosiformis chromosome 2, ASM39032v3, whole genome shotgun sequence genomic region:
- the LOC104092862 gene encoding calcium-binding protein KRP1-like — MAALGRDVVFEDFFPSMVEKLGSEGFLKELRNGFRVLMDEEREVITFESLKKNSALLGLQEMSDDELMCMLREGDLDGDGCLNEREFCVLMVRLSPDLMDKSRLWFAETVANVF; from the coding sequence ATGGCTGCATTGGGACGTGACGTAGTGTTCGAGGATTTCTTCCCGTCAATGGTGGAGAAGCTCGGGTCAGAAGGGTTCTTGAAGGAGCTTCGAAACGGGTTTCGGGTGCTGATGGATGAGGAGAGGGAAGTAATCACGTTTGAGAGCTTGAAGAAGAATTCAGCATTGCTAGGGTTGCAGGAAATGAGTGATGATGAGCTGATGTGCATGTTAAGGGAAGGGGATTTGGATGGAGATGGTTGCTTGAATGAGAGGGAGTTTTGTGTGCTCATGGTTCGCTTGAGCCCTGATTTGATGGACAAATCAAGATTGTGGTTTGCTGAGACTGTTGCCAATGTCTTTTAA
- the LOC104092942 gene encoding G-type lectin S-receptor-like serine/threonine-protein kinase At1g11330 — MKLSTRKILLFRAALVLVFYIANASDTISTNKALLDSETLVSNDKKFIFGFFSPENSTNRYVGIMFNIQSPTVVWVANRDKPLQDSSGRVTVSEDGNLVILNAQKKRVWSSNISTAVRNSTAQLLDTGNLVLKDNSTGRVLWESFRDPSDSFLQYMKIGVDKSTNTTNLLKSWKSPLDPSAGSFSAGIQPETVPQIYIWKNGRLPHWRSGPWNKQIFIGVPDMTSFYLNGFDLVNDNKGTAYLSFLYANQAEIAYFTLNSTGFLHQKYLDPRKNDWEVTWEGQVSECDFYGKCGPFGSCDPRSSPICSCLGGFKPKSEEEWRKGNWTNGCIRKTALENERNNSNLEQGKQDWFLKLQSMKVPDLAIWVPFVDEDCHKGCLRNFSCIAYSYYIGIGCMHWEGILLDVQKFSTGGADLFLRLAYTELDQKRDIKVAIGIIVPVGSIVLAIFGYFSCKYLAKHRARKKKRELLLRESSPDFYKESMVTDDINQAKFEELLVYNFDILASATDNFHLSSKLGQGGFGPVYKGKLPEGQEIAVKRLSQSSGQGLEEFMNEVVVISKLQHRNLVKLLGCCTERGEKILVYEYMPKRSLDAYLFGSTPEEKEFLDWSKRVIIIEGIGRGLLYLHRDSRLRIIHRDLKASNILLDEQLNPKISDFGMARIFPGNQDQANTERVVGTYGYMAPEYAMEGRFSEKSDVYSFGVLLLEIISGRRNTSFHRDDCELSLLAYAWKCWNENNIVELVDPKIIDMQFEREILRCAHVGLLCVQEYAEDRPNVSVVLSMLTSEISDLPSPKQPAFTTRPSCSEKESSKTQGSVNTVSITIMEGR; from the exons ATGAAATTAAGCACTAGAAAGATACTTCTATTTCGAGCTGCTCTTGTTCTGGTTTTTTACATAGCAAATGCTTCAGACACCATTAGCACCAACAAAGCCCTGTTAGATTCAGAAACTTTAGTCTCAAATGACAAAAAATTCATATTCGGGTTCTTTAGTCCTGAAAATTCGACGAATCGTTATGTTGGTATTATGTTCAATATCCAATCACCAACTGTGGTATGGGTAGCCAACAGAGACAAGCCTTTACAGGATTCTAGTGGAAGAGTGACAGTATCAGAAGATGGCAATCTTGTAATCTTGAATGCACAGAAGAAGAGAGTATGGTCATCTAATATTTCAACAGCTGTGCGAAATTCTACTGCCCAGCTCTTGGATACTGGGAACTTAGTTTTGAAGGACAATTCCACTGGCAGAGTTCTATGGGAAAGTTTCCGGGATCCTTCAGATTCCTTCTTGCAGTACATGAAAATTGGGGTCGATAAGAGTACTAACACGACGAATCTGCTGAAATCATGGAAAAGTCCTTTGGATCCATCTGCTGGGAGTTTCTCAGCCGGTATTCAACCTGAAACGGTTCCCCAGATTTACATATGGAAAAATGGGAGACTCCCTCATTGGCGTAGCGGTCCATGGAATAAACAGATTTTCATTGGAGTACCAGACATGACTTCTTTCTACCTCAATGGATTTGATCTAGTAAATGACAACAAGGGAACCGCATACCTCTCCTTTTTATACGCAAATCAGGCTGAGATTGCCTATTTCACCTTGAACTCAACAGGGTTTTTGCATCAGAAATATTTGGATCCTAGGAAGAATGATTGGGAAGTGACATGGGAAGGTCAGGTAAGCGAGTgcgatttttatggaaaatgtgGGCCTTTTGGAAGCTGTGATCCTAGAAGCTCACCAATCTGCTCTTGTTTAGGGGGATTTAAGCCGAAAAGTGAAGAGGAATGGAGGAAAGGAAACTGGACCAACGGATGCATCAGAAAGACTGCATTAGAGAATGAAAGAAACAACTCTAACCTTGAGCAGGGTAAGCAAGATTGGTTTCTGAAGCTACAGTCAATGAAAGTGCCAGATTTGGCTATTTGGGTGCCTTTTGTGGATGAAGATTGTCATAAGGGTTGCTTGAGGAATTTTTCCTGCATAGCTTATTCATACTACATAGGCATAGGATGCATGCATTGGGAAGGAATCTTACTTGATGTCCAGAAATTCTCCACAGGCGGGGCAGATTTATTCCTTCGCCTTGCATACACTGAGCTTG ATCAAAAGAGAGATATTAAAGTAGCCATTGGGATCATAGTACCAGTAGGCTCAATAGTTCTTGCCATTTTTGGATACTTTTCATGCAAATATTTGGCTAAGCACAGAG CAAGGAAGAAAAAGAGAGAGCTCTTATTACGAGAATCATCGCCAGACTTCTACAAGGAAAGCATGGTTACAGATGACATCAACCAAGCTAAATTTGAAGAGCTGCTTGTATACAACTTTGACATCTTAGCAAGTGCAACTGACAATTTCCACTTGTCTAGCAAGCTTGGGCAGGGAGGTTTTGGTCCAGTTTACAAA GGAAAATTGCCAGAGGGACAAGAAATTGCTGTGAAAAGGCTTTCACAGTCTTCTGGTCAGGGGCTAGAGGAGTTCATGAATGAGGTTGTGGTAATTTCCAAACTTCAACACCGTAATCTTGTTAAACTCCTTGGCTGCTGCACAGAAAGAGGAGAGAAGATACTGGTTTATGAATACATGCCAAAAAGAAGCTTAGATGCATATCTCTTCG GTTCAACCCCTGAAGAGAAAGAGTTCCTTGATTGGAGTAAACGTGTGATCATCATTGAGGGAATTGGTCGAGGCCTTCTTTACCTTCACAGAGATTCAAGGCTAAGGATTATTCACAGGGATTTGAAAGCAAGCAACATTTTGTTGGATGAACAACTGAACccgaaaatttcagattttggcatGGCAAGGATTTTTCCAGGCAACCAAGATCAGGCCAACACAGAGAGAGTTGTTGGTACCTA TGGTTACATGGCACCTGAATATGCAATGGAAGGAAGATTCTCAGAAAAATCAGATGTTTACAGTTTCGGAGTTTTGTTACTGGAAATTATTAGTGGAAGGAGGAACACTAGCTTTCACCGAGATGACTGTGAATTAAGCCTTCTAGCATAT GCATGGAAGTGTTGGAACGAAAACAACATTGTCGAATTGGTTGATCCCAAGATAATAGATATGCAGTTTGAAAGGGAAATTCTGAGATGTGCACATGTTGGGCTATTATGTGTTCAAGAATATGCAGAAGATAGACCAAATGTTTCGGTGGTTCTATCTATGCTCACTAGTGAAATTTCTGATTTGCCAAGTCCTAAACAACCTGCATTTACAACAAGACCGAGCTGTTCCGAGAAGGAATCTTCTAAAACTCAAGGCTCTGTGAACACAGTTAGCATTACCATTATGGAAGGACGATAA
- the LOC138906561 gene encoding G-type lectin S-receptor-like serine/threonine-protein kinase At1g11300 — protein MKLSYNKIFLWRAVLVLFFHIANALSDTISINQSLSGSETLVSNNNRFILGFFSPENSTNRYVGIMYNTQSPSVVWVANRDSPLQDSSGRITISEGGNLVILNAQKKSIWSSNISTAVRNTTAQLSDTGNLVLKDSSSGRTLWESFSDLSDSFLQYMKLGNDKSTNTTNLLKSWRSPLDPSDGSFSAGIQSETIPQIFIWKNGLPHWRSGPWNKQIFIGVPEMTSFYFSGFELVNDNMGSAYFSYSYSDQGDEILYLVLNSTGFLQQKKLLYARKNDWTVTWASPANECEFYGKCGPFGSCDPNSSPICTCLQGFKPKSQEEWGKGNWTNGCIRKTALENERNNSNIEQGKQDWFLRLQSMKVPDFAIWVPFAVEDCYKGCLRNNTCIAYSYYIGIGCMHWEGILLDVQKFSTGGADLFLRLAYTELDQKRDIKVAIGIIVPVGSIVLAIFGYFSCKYLAKHRGRKKKSELLLRESLPNFYKESMVTDDINQAKFEELFVYNFDILASATDNFNLSSKLGQGGFGPVYKGKLPEGQEIAVKRLSQSSGQGLEEFMNEVVVISKLQHRNLVKLLGCCTERGEKMLVYEYMPKRSLDAYLFGSTPEEKEFLDWSKRVIIIEGIGRGLLYLHRDSRLRIIHRDLKASNILLDEQLNPKISDFGMARIFPGNQDQANTERVVGTYGYMAPEYAMEGRFSEKSDVYSFGVLLLEIISGRRNTSFHRDDCALSLLACAWKCWNENNFVELVDPKIIDVQFEREILRCAHVGLLCVQEYAEDRPNVSVVLSMLTSEISDLPSPKQPAFTTRPSCSEKESSKTQGSVNTVSITIMEGR, from the exons ATGAAGCTAAGTTATAACAAGATATTTCTTTGGCGCGCTGTTCTTGTTCTGTTTTTTCATATAGCAAATGCTTTATCAGACACCATTAGTATCAATCAATCTCTGAGTGGTTCAGAAACTTTAGTTTCCAATAATAACAGATTCATATTGGGATTTTTTAGTCCAGAGAATTCGACGAATCGTTATGTTGGTATTATGTATAATACCCAATCACCAAGTGTTGTATGGGTAGCCAACAGAGACAGTCCTTTACAAGATTCTAGTGGAAGAATAACTATATCAGAAGGTGGAAATCTTGTAATCTTGAATGCACAGAAGAAGAGTATTTGGTCATCCAATATTTCAACAGCTGTGAGAAATACTACTGCCCAGCTCTCAGATACTGGAAACTTAGTTTTGAAAGACAGCTCCAGTGGGAGAACTCTATGGGAAAGTTTTAGTGATCTTTCAGATTCTTTCTTGCAGTACATGAAACTTGGCAACGATAAGAGTACTAACACGACGAATCTGTTGAAATCATGGAGAAGTCCCTTAGATCCTTCTGATGGGAGTTTCTCAGCTGGCATTCAATCTGAAACTATTCCCCAAATTTTCATATGGAAGAATGGCTTACCACATTGGCGTAGCGGTCCATGGAATAAACAGATTTTCATTGGAGTACCAGAAATGACTTCTTTCTATTTCAGTGGATTTGAGCTAGTAAATGACAACATGGGTAGTGCCTACTTCTCCTATTCATATTCAGATCAAGGTGATGAGATACTCTACTTAGTCTTGAACTCAACAGGATTTTTGCAGCAAAAAAAACTACTATATGCTAGGAAGAATGACTGGACAGTAACATGGGCAAGTCCTGCAAATGAGTGTGAATTTTATGGAAAGTGTGGGCCTTTTGGAAGCTGTGATCCTAATAGTTCACCAATTTGCACTTGTTTGCAAGGGTTTAAACCAAAAAGTCAAGAGGAATGGGGAAAAGGAAACTGGACCAATGGATGCATCAGAAAGACTGCATTAGAGAATGAAAGAAACAACTCTAACATTGAGCAAGGTAAGCAAGATTGGTTTTTGAGGCTGCAGTCGATGAAAGTACCGGATTTTGCTATTTGGGTGCCTTTTGCCGTTGAAGATTGTTATAAGGGTTGCTTGAGGAATAATACCTGCATAGCTTATTCATACTACATAGGCATAGGATGCATGCATTGGGAAGGAATCTTACTTGATGTTCAGAAATTCTCCACGGGCGGGGCAGATTTATTCCTTCGCCTTGCATACACTGAGCTTG ATCAAAAGAGAGATATTAAAGTAGCCATTGGGATCATAGTACCTGTAGGCTCAATAGTTCTTGCCATTTTTGGATACTTTTCATGTAAATATTTGGCTAAGCACAGAG GAAGGAAGAAAAAGAGTGAGCTCTTATTAAGAGAATCATTGCCAAACTTCTACAAGGAAAGCATGGTTACAGATGACATCAACCAAGCTAAATTTGAAGAGCTATTCGTATACAACTTTGACATCTTAGCAAGTGCAACTGACAATTTTAACTTGTCTAGCAAGCTTGGGCAGGGAGGTTTTGGTCCAGTTTACAAG GGGAAATTGCCAGAGGGACAAGAAATTGCTGTGAAAAGGCTTTCACAGTCTTCTGGTCAGGGGCTAGAGGAGTTCATGAATGAGGTTGTGGTAATTTCCAAACTTCAACACCGTAATCTTGTTAAACTCCTTGGCTGCTGCACAGAAAGAGGAGAGAAGATGCTGGTTTATGAATACATGCCAAAAAGAAGCTTAGATGCATATCTCTTCG GTTCAACCCCTGAAGAGAAAGAGTTCCTTGATTGGAGTAAACGTGTGATCATCATTGAGGGAATTGGTCGAGGTCTTCTTTACCTTCACAGAGATTCAAGGCTAAGGATTATTCACAGGGATTTGAAAGCAAGCAACATTTTGTTGGATGAACAACTGAACccgaaaatttcagattttggcatGGCAAGGATTTTTCCAGGCAACCAAGATCAGGCCAACACAGAGAGAGTTGTTGGTACCTA TGGTTACATGGCACCTGAATATGCAATGGAAGGAAGATTCTCAGAAAAATCAGATGTTTACAGTTTCGGAGTTTTGTTACTGGAAATTATTAGTGGGAGGAGGAACACTAGCTTTCACCGAGATGACTGTGCATTAAGCCTTCTAGCATGT GCATGGAAGTGTTGGAACGAAAACAACTTTGTCGAATTGGTTGATCCCAAGATAATAGATGTGCAGTTTGAAAGGGAAATTCTGAGATGTGCACATGTTGGACTATTATGTGTTCAAGAATATGCAGAAGATAGACCAAATGTTTCGGTGGTTCTATCTATGCTCACTAGTGAAATTTCTGATTTGCCAAGTCCTAAACAACCTGCATTTACAACAAGACCGAGCTGTTCTGAGAAGGAATCTTCTAAAACTCAAGGCTCTGTCAACACAGTTAGCATTACTATTATGGAAGGACGATAA